In Treponema vincentii, a single window of DNA contains:
- a CDS encoding FAD-dependent oxidoreductase: protein MAKKVVIAGGVAGGASAAARVRRLDESAEIIMFERGSNVSFSNCCLPFFLSRMVPASENLVLMTPEQFKKQYNIIAKTSHEVLKVNAAAKTVTVKDLTSGKEFEEAYDVLVLSPGASPIVPASVKGHDKPHVFTVRNVVDIKKIDDYVQANKIDDIAVIGAGFIGMEVAENFRLAGKNVSLVEKLDQVMAPFDYDMAQILHKELHDKGINLILGDGIKEIGNDFIVLESGKKEKAHAVIMALGVRPETELAKTAGVTLGETGAILVDHNYRTNVDGIYAVGDAIEVTHFITNKKTRLTLAGPAQRQARAAADDMYRIPHRNTGVIGSSVIHCFDYNAACTGLNEKDCKKNGIQYDYVYVIPGDKVGLMPASNPLFFKLIFEKPSGRILGAQAVGKGNVDKRVDVIASFIMLNGTLEDLKELELCYSPMFGTAKDVVNHAALVGMNILNGVFKQVPVTMVRELVERNACIIDVREPREFEMGHIINAVNIPLSQLRERMHEIPKDKPVYVHCRSSQRSYNAICAMQGRGYKNVYNIMGSFLGLSVYEYFNDIKNGRKPIVTKYNFN from the coding sequence ATGGCAAAAAAAGTTGTGATTGCCGGAGGCGTCGCAGGCGGAGCTTCCGCCGCCGCCCGTGTAAGACGTTTGGACGAAAGCGCCGAAATTATCATGTTCGAAAGAGGATCGAATGTCTCTTTTTCTAACTGTTGTCTGCCGTTTTTCTTAAGCAGAATGGTGCCTGCAAGTGAGAACCTCGTTTTAATGACGCCGGAGCAATTTAAAAAGCAATATAATATCATTGCAAAAACCTCGCACGAGGTATTAAAGGTAAATGCTGCGGCCAAAACGGTTACCGTAAAGGATTTGACTTCCGGCAAGGAATTTGAAGAAGCTTATGATGTGCTGGTGTTGTCGCCCGGTGCTTCGCCGATTGTGCCCGCTTCCGTTAAGGGGCATGATAAACCGCACGTGTTTACTGTACGCAACGTAGTCGATATAAAAAAGATAGACGATTATGTTCAGGCCAATAAGATAGACGATATTGCTGTTATTGGCGCAGGTTTTATCGGTATGGAAGTTGCAGAAAATTTCCGGCTTGCAGGGAAAAATGTTTCGCTTGTCGAAAAATTGGATCAGGTTATGGCTCCCTTCGATTACGATATGGCACAAATTCTGCATAAAGAATTGCACGATAAGGGCATTAATCTTATTCTGGGCGACGGCATTAAGGAAATCGGGAACGATTTTATTGTACTGGAAAGCGGAAAAAAGGAGAAAGCGCACGCCGTTATTATGGCGCTTGGTGTACGCCCCGAAACGGAACTGGCAAAGACCGCAGGAGTGACGCTCGGCGAAACAGGCGCCATTTTAGTTGACCATAATTACCGAACAAATGTAGACGGGATTTATGCCGTCGGGGATGCCATAGAAGTAACGCATTTTATTACCAACAAAAAGACACGCCTTACGCTTGCAGGCCCCGCCCAGCGGCAGGCTCGTGCCGCTGCCGACGATATGTACCGCATACCGCACAGAAACACGGGCGTTATCGGTTCTTCGGTTATCCATTGTTTTGATTACAATGCTGCCTGCACCGGTCTTAACGAAAAGGACTGCAAAAAGAACGGCATCCAGTACGATTATGTGTATGTTATTCCGGGCGATAAGGTCGGTCTTATGCCCGCCTCGAATCCGCTCTTTTTCAAACTTATCTTTGAAAAACCGTCGGGAAGAATTCTGGGGGCACAGGCTGTTGGAAAGGGTAATGTCGATAAGCGTGTCGATGTTATTGCTTCGTTTATCATGCTGAACGGTACGCTTGAGGATTTAAAAGAGCTCGAGCTGTGTTATTCACCCATGTTCGGAACCGCTAAAGACGTTGTAAATCATGCGGCGCTGGTGGGAATGAATATTTTGAACGGTGTGTTCAAACAGGTACCGGTTACGATGGTACGCGAATTAGTGGAAAGGAATGCCTGTATTATCGATGTGCGCGAACCGCGTGAATTCGAGATGGGGCATATTATAAACGCAGTCAATATTCCTTTAAGCCAACTCAGGGAACGGATGCACGAGATTCCGAAGGATAAACCTGTGTATGTGCATTGCCGATCCAGCCAGCGCAGTTACAATGCGATTTGTGCGATGCAAGGTCGTGGGTACAAGAATGTATACAATATCATGGGTTCGTTTTTGGGCTTAAGCGTATATGAGTATTTCAACGATATAAAAAACGGCCGGAAACCCATTGTTACGAAGTACAATTTTAATTAG